The region cCCTTTTATTTAATCcattttttgaaaaaaatatttgtagattttattttttccattttaAATTTTTAAGTGTGTTGTAAATACCTTTTTACTTATTTGTTTATTTACACTTGACTTATTTTTGGGGTCTTTTTACAATGAACTTTTAAACAATACCAACTTaattttcaataatttcaaacctttgtacattaatcatttttaatttaatttcaaatcattttcataaataagttggaagaaaaagattacctggatgaaatatccaatcgtaatcccgaatattaggcccaagttgtaagagcttgtaagccctatgtattcgtcttctcttcaaaacgctccaatattcaaattattttcataagtgaatctgaagaaaaagattaccctggatggaatatccagtcgtaatcccgaatattaggccgAAGTTGTAAGAGCTTAGAGGCcatatgtattcgtcttctcttcaaaatatttttaaatattcaaacgtatttttctcaataaaatctgaagaaaaagattaccctggatggaatatccagtcgtaatcccgaatattaggcccaagttgtaagagcttgtaagtcctatgtattcgtcttctctttaaaatatttgtaaatattcaaacgtcttttctcaataaaattgaaagaaaaagattgCCTGCgtgaaaggtccagacgtagtcccgagtattagacccaagttataagagcttgcaagtaataaatattcgtctttcaaacccaaaaatgcatccaaccaatcaaactattttttgccgccgtgcgattgatcaGAAAAACCTTTTCAAAACGAAAGACATCGTGTTttaaggtgatgtaaagcaatgcCTCGGCtacaattgttgagttgagataagtgacgtttttccgaatgttgatttgtaaatccattcgatgtgtggtatatgtccgctcctcatctgttttgggtaaaacaatgttttcgtcgattaatacaatatagctttcgctaaaattgaccaacaaacaaacattttctacccagaactacgtaagccttaagttctctattgagatacgtaggagcaggattgcgaaatcttgtcagacccactaataaaaaaacttaggtttagtccttcgttaaaaatccaaaaatattctcctctcACCCTTTatttctttcccacctaataactcgaGACGCCTAACATTTCTAAACTAACAATAACGcacacaattaacctaatggttcccgttgagtacaacggacgtgatgggtgctaataccttcccctttcgtaatcgactcccgaaccctgatttggttgcgatgaccataatcattgtcgttctttcttgggttttatcgatatttcccctttccttttaggaataaataaagttcagtggcgactctgtttagtccatcatgtgagcgtgcgattgcgcttcgctaagtcgtgttctcattttttgaggtgcgacaccACTCATTCGCGCATTTCTCCGTTTTGATTGAAcatggacacaagccattgtattcttctaatcctttcaccctctccaatttctccctctaaccaactatacaacgtccgattaagacgttcaaatgtatctgtgttccaaagtcgaataTGTACCGGAGTTGCAACGATggaaaatattacatcagcatttcgtttctAAATGTATGCAAACATTGTTAAAAAAGAAAAACTTGAAGGTGATGGTGGTTGAACTAGAGAAATTATGGTATTAggagatgattttgagtgaaaaatattgGATCCAAGGCGTGGTATTTATGGAGACTGAATATTAAATGTACATGACATGCATGCGCCAGAGGGATTGGCGCCCACATGGCAGGACATGCAGGCGCCAGAGCAATTGGCGCCCACATTGCAAATTGCACCTAGGCGCCAGgagcattgacgcctcctcatgagggccaaTGCATGCGCGAATaacattggcgcctcctcatgaggagcccaatgcatgcgccaatgctattgacgcctcctcttaaTAGTTAGGGGTGCGCCAATTCCTCTGGCGCATCCTCTTCTAAACCtgattattttgttttttttaattatcggttattttcgatttttttttgaaaaaaatggttattttaaaaaaaaaatccatCGATGGTgatcaaaatattttttttcgTAGACTCTAActtaatttattaatttatatttatttatatagGATCAATAAGATGTTGCAATACCTGAGATTAACTTTGGGCTTATTCATAAAATTTTGTATCCTTAAATGACCCAGTAACCAAATGGAtccatttttaaaaattcataCCATTTTTATATTAGGTTTTGTTAACCAAAACATAAGCCCAAAACATAATGGATACCCTTTTAGATTAGGTTTTGTTAACCAGTTCCATAATTTCCCCATCTTCTCTTAACTTCAGGCTTGGTCGCCTCTGTTTGAAATTCCTACTTTTTTCATATCTACATAcatgtgaaatattgatgaaAATTTGATAGATATTCATTCATAATGATAAATAGTGAAAAGATTTATTTTCAAGATTTGGCTTCCTccttagattttttttttgatataTATCTATATGAAGATTCTAGAAATTTAATTTTCGCTCATCTCGTGCTTGCGATTTAGCGTTTTTGCATTAGATGTCAATCTCAACActtatttttatgattttattaattaataatattaTCAGCAGTAGTGTCGTTTGTGTTAGCACTCACAACTAGATATGTGTTAAGTATTTATTTTTGCGAAATTATTACGAGTTTGATCTTAAGATTTAGGGTCTCACGCTACCATCAATACTGCAATAGAAAGAACAACAAAGGATCTGATGCCTCAATTAAATTCTTCTAGTAATTTTTACAAAACCCGATATATGTGGTGGAGACCAGATCCAAAATCATCAGGTACGCTCCTACCTATTTATTCACAATTGACTTTTTTTTATTGAAATTATTTACATTACTGCTTCGTAGCATATTTACAACGAATAATATAAAATTTAGATAGATTCTTCTTAGTAACACAATTTTTATTGTAAGAAATTTTGCAAATATTGTGTCCTTTATGGCATCGCTATTAGTATTAAGTAAGGAGCAAAATAAGACAAATCTTGGTTGAACTTTTAAGAATGTGCATTGAAATTATTTAAATGATTATGTCTTTTGCTCATTGAAATTATTATACCCTAGGATTGTGGTTCAATGTATGTCTCTTAAGCTCAAAAGTGTACGAAATTAAAATTGATGTTAATTTTGTGAAATGTGGTTGTCCATAAATCCTAAAAAACATAATATTAGTGAAGTTTTTAATTTCTTTTCTAGGTAAGACTTTGCTATGACAACTTTATGCATTGTGTTATTTTATGATCCAATGTTATGGCGTACTTGAGTAAGTGTAAGATGAGCATTATTAAGAGAGTAAGAACTTCATATCCCTTATATAATATATATTTGACAAAATTACTAATATTTTTATAATGTTAGATTTCTTGTGTGAAAATTTGACAAAATCTTTAAATCACTCGTGAGTATGAGATGCGTGCATGATCTAATAGTATAAAAAGATGTCAAAATACAAAATTGTAGGTGTGTGGTGTGATTGCCAAGAATCCAACATTTATAAAATATAAGTGTACTATATTATATAGTTGCTATACCAATTCATTATAGATTAAGTCTTATTAATCTAAAAGTCGTTTAttaattttttgaatttttttggacAGATTACATGAATGTCATCTTAAAAGTTGTTACGAAATCGTTCTTTTAAGTATTTATCAAAAAAAATTTGAAATGTGTGAATGATTGTTGGACACCTGTTTGAGTCTTTTGAACAATTTGCTTCATCTAGTATATTaattagaaagaaaaaaaaaggatTTTTATAATTTAGAAAATATGACACTTAAATCAAGATGGATGTTAAATTTTAAAACATGTTTGAAGTTGAAAAGCACGAAGAGCGAAGTTTGAGCAACTCTATGACCTTTGTCTGAAGCTGTTACTCTTATTACTCTTTTCGCGCTTCATTCTTAATTTCAATCATTTTCAACTTCACCCTTTTTCTCACCACTCTCCATCgtcatcattttcacaattccaTTTCTCAAAAAATAAAAATCTCAAGTTAACACATCAATTCTCTCTGCTCTTATAAACCCTAACAGAGATGGAGTTTGAAGGAAACTCTGATAATGCTGGTCGCCGCGTCAACTTGTCAAATCTTGCACCGGTCGCACCCGATCAATCCGGCGATGGTTTACCTTTTGCGCCAGAAAACTTTCCGAATCCCGGCGACATTTGGCGGTGGAAAGCTGGCAGGAGAATTTCATCTAACGGTAACTTTAGGGACCGGTATCTGTATCTTCCTCGTCGTCTTGCTGCCTCTTACCGCGGTGGATTTAAAAGCAAGCTTGCCGTTGAACGCCACGTCAAAGAGTTCTTCCCTGACGCTAACATTGTTGATTTCTTCGCTTCTTTCAGCTGGACTATTCCTTCTGGTCTTCCTGGTATTTCTCTTTGCTCTCTTCTCATTTTGTGATTCTGTGAAATCCAAGTCCAAAGGGCTTTTGAGTATTCAAACCTGTTATTTAGAAAAACAGTCTCTGTTGCGGTGAATACCGCCGCAACAAATTGTGAATAATTAGTATCTGAATCTTCATCTTCCGATACTATTCACCGTTTTGATGATAAAGAACAAATTGTGATCAGTTCACACCGCAATCACTGTTTTGTAAAGCTTTTCTGCACCTTTAGATGATTATACGCTGTTGTTCTGCATTGTAGGCAATATGAATCCTGTAGCTGCTGATGGACTTCTTCATCAGTTAGAATTGAAAGAGCAGCCTGAATCTGATTCTGACATTGGTGGATGCAAAGCTGGAAATAAGACCTGCACCAGTTTGATTTTGGAAGAACAAATAGAAAATTCACCTGTTGCACCGTGTGATATCTGTTGCGTTGAATCTAAATTTTGCCGCGAATGTTGCTGCATTCTTTGTTACAAATCAGTTGATTCGGCTTATGGCGGCTATAGTTATATCATGTGCAAAGTAAAACTAGGCGATAACATTTGCGGCCATGTCTGTCATCTGGAATGCGCTCTTCGATCTTATTCGGCTGGCACGGTTGGAGGAACCATTGGATTGGATGCTGAGTATTTTTGCTGGCGCTGTGATGGGAGGACTGAACTCATTTCTCATGTTAATAAGCTTCTACAGACATGTGAAGCTATTGATACAGATGATGACGACGGTGATATTAAGGAAAAAATTCTAAAGCTTGCTATTTGCCTCTTGCGCGGTTCAGAGAAAACCACTGCAAAGGAGCTTATGAGCCGTATTACATCGGCCATGTCAAAGGTATTGTTTAATTAATTTCTTGTTTTTCCTCTAATAAATCATAAAAGACAATATCATGATGAATTTGGTCTTTTACTTCAGCTCAAACATGGGACTGATACTGAAGATATTTTGAACGTTGGTGCCAAAATTACAGCTAATTCTTCAGGTAAATGTTCTGATAATATTACTTATTACTTTTGCACTGGTTGTATGCTAATGAAGTAAGTGTATATAAAATGCCGAAAAGAATATGATTAAGTCATGAATATTTTGTTTACCAACAGGTTACGGCAATACTGCGATGGAAACTACAGATGTCGACGAAGGTTCTTTAAAGCATTTAAATGTTCAAAAAGGAACAAAATCTTTTCGTTATGAATCAGAGTTATCAAAACTTGATGCTGAGTTTGATAAGGCTATGGAGGATCTTGAAAAATCTCAAAAGTTTGAATATAAGCTGGCAGAGGAAAGCCTTCATACACATAAGGAATATTTACTAAATATTTCTCAGCAACTCGACAATGACAAGTCCGACTTAGCAGGGCAATCCAGCACGTCTGGCTCAAGTGTCTTGCTTCAGACTATTGAGAAAAAAAATGAAGAGCTAAGGCAGGAactgaagaaatttgaagaaatgAAGAAGATAGCTAATGGTTTTGGCAGCACATCCAAAGAAGTTTTAGACAAGCACTTTGGCTTGTAAATTGCATTCTTAAAATGAAAGGCTTATCGAGATTACAGACAAGGCTTGAATAAATTGCCTATGGGCCATATGGCTAAGGTTTTACTGCCATATAATAATAAGTAGGAACTAATTCCTACAAAAACAGCctctatttatttattttaattgcaATAATATCTTTTGAGACTCAAGTTCACCATTTATACCACCAAGTCTCTATCTGAAAAATAGGCTGAATTATGTCTGTGGTCTTTTATGTTAGCCTCTCAAATTCTAGATAGATTTTTTTTTGCCCCCAAAATCAAAATGGTCTTTAAGTCTCCAAATGTGCTTCTTGTGGTCCTTTTTTTGGACTTCTTTTAAACTCTGTTAAATACTTTGTGTTGTGGAGATCCTGAGCAAGCAAAAGAATCCTAAATAAAATTATTACATTGAGAGTATGTTATGATGTGTACACTACATGACAAGATATTATTcatttttaaatatatatttatgCCTGTCTACATAAATCTAAATATGGTTAGTCATTTTAATTCACATAAATCCACTTCTACAAACATAATAACTTTTGTAGGAGAGCTGTATCTTGCCCATTAAATTAACAGAATTTGTTCATTCCTTATAGAAGCCGAGTATAATGTATCATTCGGAGCATCTAAATAATCATTAGGTGCTGAGTAAGAAAAATTTACGTTTTTCTCGTGCAAAATCTAGAGTGCTATCTATTTCAATAAAAACTCAACATTTCACATCAATATTTGTTTTTCCAGATGTTTATGACTTATTTGAAGGCGTTTTGATTTTTAGTTTTTGAAATTAAGTTTGTAAATACAACACTAATAATAACAAAGTTGCATTTCATTAAGGGATCAAATTCCGCGGAGTTGTTTTATTCAAGACtatattttaatatattaattttgagataatttattttttattttattttttatgtttgtaaatcaattttataaaaaaattagttatttaaattatttatatcAATATTAAAAAATCGATTAATTATTAATATGGTTTTAACCAAATCCATATTTTGAATATGATATTAATATGACTCTATATTTTGGATTAGGGGTATAATTGATTCCGTTTGGATCggtttttttattaaaaattgtCTGAACCAATGATATCTCCACCGATTTGGTTTAGTTTGACTTTTAGTGTTTTTTAAAAATGGAACCAAACAAAACTAATCAGTTTTATTCGGTTTGGTTGATCGGTTTACAAcatttttttcaaatattataTTCATTTGTATTTTTTGTTATTATGTTTTTCAGTATATTTTATGCTATTATTTTTTCAAATAATACATTTCATATAATATATTTCATGCTCTTCTTTACAAAGAACTTACAAGTTGTTCTTAATTCATACGAAACATTGACATGCTTTTTATTGCATAATAAAATAAGTTCACTATCGAATAAAAAAGTTGACACTTTGCATGAAAAGATTGAGAAGAGATTTGAAAGCTTAACAAATAAAATGCAGCAATAATAACAAAAGATTTCAATACACATAAATTAATATGTTTCATGCCTCAAACACATATCAAAACTATTTTGTAACAAAATTAGAAGGAAAATCATTGAAGAAGAAACAAAAAAAAGGTAAAAAAGAAGAAGTTGAAAACTAATGGAGAGAAATTGATCACGAATAAGACAATTATAACCTACAAAAATGACAGTAGTGGTGGGCAATCAGAGAAAGATTAACTAGGTATTTATAATCATCGGTTCGGTTCATCGGTTTGACAATTCCAAGAAACTAAAATCGAGAACCGAACCAAATCACTTTGGTTTTTATTGGTTTGGTTTGATTTTTAAACCAAACAAAAAACAATCAATTTTTTCGGTTGGATTTGGATCGTCAATTTAATTGGTTTTTTCTGATTCGGTTATATTTTGGACATTCatatttaaaataaaaaccaaattaatcaatttttaaaaaatgaaaatatttttttcgtcttgaaaaaattatttttttataattatttttctattttgaaaaaaaaatgatgaaaaaaaatttaaatttgtttTCAGTAAATAAAAACaactgaaaaataaaaaaatattttttttacaaaaataaaaatatatgatttttttttcttaaaataaaaaatatgatttttttatttttgaaaataaatattttttcttaaaataaaaaaataaattatttttaaataaaaaattcttgcatttttttaaaaaattaaatcaaatttaattataaaattaGTTATGCATGTAACGGTTAATAATTTGTTTATAACTATTTTATAACAATCTAATCCAATTatgatattttgatttaataaCCTGTTATAACATATGAATTATTTATGATGAGGTATTGGTTATGAAAATTAAATGTCTATGAGCATCCCTAACTCAATATTGACTACCGAAGCTTCAGAATTTTCCCAAAAAATTAAATAGATAAAgaaattgagattttaaaaggACGATTTAGAATTCCATAATCCAATACTTCGACAATTCCCTAACTGCATTAGAGAACCAACACAAATTCTTTGGACCAATCTTACTAATTGACAATAAGTCTCACCATCATATGTAATCCCTCTTGCTAAGGGAGATAAAGGATAGAAAGTTGAGACTGCTAGAGTTAGGTTGACAATTCCAAAAAACTAAAATTGAGAATCGAACCAAATCATTTATGCTTTTAGTGGTTTAGTTTGACTTTTAAACCGAACAAAAAATAATCAATCTTTTCGATTAGATTTGGATTATCGATTTAATTGGTTTTTTCTGATTCGCTTACACCTATTTTGGACATTCATATTCAAAATAAAAACCAAATtagtcaatttaaaaaaaaatgaaaatatactttttttccttctgaaaataattttttattttgaaaaaaataatttattttcaGTAAATAAAAACAACTGAAAAAGAAATgttttttttccaaaaaaaaattgaaaaaaaagttcttttttctgaaaataaaaaataagattttgttttcttaaaaataaatattttttcttaaaataaaaaattcttgcaattgttttttaaaaaattaaatcaaaattaattataaaattgGTTATGAATATACCCGTTAATAATTTGTTTATAACaattttacaaaaataaaatCCAGATATTTGGATTTAATAGCCGGTTATAACATATAAATTAACCGTCTATGAGCATCCCTAACTCCATATTGACTACTGAAGCTTCAGAATTgcacaaaaaaaaatcaaacagataagaaaattgagattttaaaGGAGTTGTCCCTTGCCATTTAGAATTCCAGAATCCAATACTTCGGCCATTCCCTACTTTGCAATTGATTGCATCAGAGAACCAACATAAATCCTTTTGACAAATCTTACTAATTGACAATAAATCTCGCCACTATATGAAATCCCTCTTGTCAATGGAGATAGAAGATTGGTCTAGAACTTTCCTTCTCACATCTCCATACCTGAAAATAAAAATCTTGTCGAATTGGTTTATCATCTGACAGAACTCCCGACAACCATATATTAAGCAAAGCTAAATTGAATTCTCCGCAATGCTTTACGCCCAACCCCTCCTTCTTTGATTTACAAATACAAATGTTATCCCAATTAATCCAACTATTTTTCTTCCTTCCTTCTACACCTCCCCACAAAAAATCTCTTTGCATTCTAATCATTTCTTTTATTATCACCTTCGGAACtttataaaaagaaaaagaatataGAGGAAGATTGGATAAAACCGCATTTAACATCATCATTCTTCCTCCCATAGACATATCTATACCCCTCTTGGAGATAGTCTTTTTTGAAACTTGATTATAATAGCCTTCCAACTCTCTATTTTCTTCTAGAGTTAGGTCCCGCATTAACCCCTAGAAAACCGAAAGGTAAATAACCAATTTTACAAGAAAGAAAGGTTGAGATTGCTAGGATAAACTCATCTTTCAAATTGATACCTATCACTTTGCTTTTCGATAAATTCACACATAAACCAAAATCAGAAGTCAATTCAAATCCTCTTAAAATGACTTTGAGAATCACAAGTTACTCTAAGACCTATCACAAATAACTATTGTATCATCTGCAATCATTAACTTGAAATCCCCGAAACTCTTTCAACCTAGAAACATTATGAATCAAACTTGTCAATCCTTCTGCtgctaaaaaggaaaagaaaatgGGATAATGGATCCCCTTTCCTAAGACTTCTCCTCACTTGGAAATCATCAGTAGGGTTGCCTTTACTAAAATGGACATTGAACTATTGAAAACCAAAGCTTCCATCTGGAGCATCCATTTAGAGCCAAACCTCATCATATACATAACATATCTAAGGTAACCCTAATGAACACAATCATGAACTTTTTGAAAGTCCACTTTCACTAACAAACACTCATTTTTATATCTTCTTGCATAGTCCGCCACTTCATTCACTATCAATACTCCGCCATGAATTTGTCTATGAGTTAAGAAGGTTGATTGACACTTAGAAATTAAGTTATCCATACCTTTCTTAAGTCTTAAAGCCAATAGTTTAGAAAGAATTCTATATAGACTACTTACCAAGCAAATATGCCTATATTTAAATAGGTATAGGGGATTGTTAATTTAGGAACCAATTCTAGAAAAGAAGTCGGGACCGCCTTAGGCACCTTCGCATTTCTGTGGAACTCATTGACAAAAATCAATGACATCAAGTTTAATATAGTATGTTTTTTTTAgctttaaaaattaaaaaaaattctttgtatttaaaaaaatgatttttatagagatgtttatatttttaaattcattttttataAATTGAATAATTAACTTTGACATCCTATAACATAAAGATAcattattaaaaatttaaatataGTCAAATCGCAATTTTCTCAAAAAAAATGTAGCtcaaaaaatgatttttaagaaaaactatttgaaatagcttcaagattaagtgattttttgaaaatttgatattaaaatttttttataataaatgatgaaatacctaaaataacattttaagaataactattcaaaccaaatttttatttaaaacttTTATTAAAGAATTATTTGTAAACTTTTTTCAAGCAAAAATATGTAATCCTATATGTTAGCCTTGGAATTTTAGTTTATCATTTTTGACATGAAAGTGTAATACAAAGGTATGAGATTTCTAAAACATGCTCGTAGGGATTATTGCGATCATATGATGACCATTTATGTATTGATCGAGGCAACATGTTCGTAGAGATAGTTGCGCCCATCAAAGTTGACCAAGAATGGAGGTTTGAAACCCTCTGGGATTGGCGCCCCCCATATTTCGTCTAAGAGTGGTTAGGGGTCCAACAATTATTTTCCTCTGCTGGGTCGGAATCTTATTGGCATTATCTGATATTATGGACGTCATTTTCCAATGTTTGGTTATGACATTGTAGTTCGTCCATGACGACACACATCTTTGCCAAGGCGTTGGCCTCACCTATACTGTTGGTGCCTTCTAGTGTAAGGGATGAAGCTTCCTATTAACCATAGTTGAAGGTGTCTAAATGTAGTAGTGAAGGGTAACAATGGAAAAGGTGATGGTGATGAAAAAACGGGTGTGGCCTGGGTTAGTTTTATTGAGGCCCCTCGACGGGAGTCAATGTAATGGTCAAAAAGTACATGGGTGCAAGTTCCCCCTACAAGGGAATGGAGACTTACAGGCCTTAGTAAGTTTGTAACATGATATGTTGGTTAGGGTTTGCCTATGGGGGCGAGAAGCCCTGTACAATGGTGTTTTGAGGTAGTTTTAGAGACCTGCTCACGTGAGGTGACATAAACTGCTGGTGACCGGTAATGCTTGGTAGAAAGCTTATGATTAGAGGCAGTCATGTGTTAAAACTAAAATGAGTGTTGTACTCTATAGGGTATACAGAATATGTATCACTTTTTGGGTAGTAATATGGAGTAGAGAAATGATCTAGAGGGCGAGAGGTGAATAtaccattttcaaaaatttgaCCGATACTAAAAGTGAGATATCAGAGTTGTTCAAACGCACTGAAATCTTAAAGACAAAATAGAGAGCTTATGCTTGTATTAGAAATCAATCACAATTACAAATACACAATTCACAAATACCACAGATCGTTCAAGGAGCATACACGAAAAGTTGTTAGCTATATTGAATTAATAAATTGTAAACTACACAAAATGCGTCCTTTACAAAAATTCAATTATTTTAGGATTCTAACATCATTACTCTGCAAATTTAAATCACCAATAAAACTAAATTAGGCTCCAGTTCCAACAAAATCTACACTTACATAATAAATCACTTGCAACAGGAATTAACGATAAACTATGCTAAGAAAAGAACCTACACATGCAATAGCCTGCAAAAATTaaataagagagagagagagagagtacatTGGGTTGTATAATTGTTCGACTCTATCGTCCACGCAGGAGCCTATTGCATTCTTCAATAGTTTCCCATTGGAAGTTGTTTTATTCCACTAAGTTTTAACAAATATTAAACGAGTTCATACAATCATCAATCCATAATAATGCTGAGAAAAATAAGTCTCTTATttggatcttgacttgtatatAGCTTAATGCCAAACTCATATGCGAAATCTTTACTTGATTCTCGCTTCTTGAATCTTCCAGCTTCACCAATATGCTCAAAATCTTCGTATGTGGAAACCACCCCTAATCCCACCAATTTCTTGAGGGATGTACTGTATGAAGATTGAGAAGATCTCCACCTTGTTTGTAGCCTTTCATACAGTCATTGTTAAGGTCAACCTGGAGAGAAGAACCTCATTCTTTTTACTGGAATTTGTCACTACCAATGACAACAACCACAATCTTGCAAGCTTATTGAAAATATTTACCAAACCTTTAAGAACGATTAATTTCAAGACAATGTCTCCCTCAATTATTACAAGTGTCTCATGATCAAGATCTGAAATCAAAACTAGAGGTTGAAGGTGAAATAATTTTTTATTTGCAAGAGTCTTTAAGTTTTCAAAATGATGGGGTTGTTGATTTCGCAAAATCATAATGTAGATTATGaaatttatttttgaaaataagaTGAAAAAATGAATTTATATATGCTGGAGACTATGCATAAAATAGGTGAAAATGGGTTGTTAGATTCAAGTCAAGAACATTTCATGATTTGAGTTAAGTGAGTAAGTAGAGTGAAACAGGATCTCATAAATTAAAGCATCTCATTTTCCTATGATTCGAGTGAGTTGTAAGCTTTATTCAAGTCGTGAAAGCTCATGATTCAGGTCATGTACAAAGCTTCATTCGAGTCAAACTGGACAGATCAAATAGGAAAAATTTTGGAAAGTATTGTGATTTAAATTAGTTGAAAGTGTGATTCGATTTAAATTAGGCAATGGAAAACACAAGGTGTGTGATTCGAGTAAGTGCAACTTGCGGTTCAAGTTACGATGTTGCATGATTCAAATCAGGT is a window of Lathyrus oleraceus cultivar Zhongwan6 chromosome 6, CAAS_Psat_ZW6_1.0, whole genome shotgun sequence DNA encoding:
- the LOC127092568 gene encoding uncharacterized protein LOC127092568 is translated as MPQLNSSSNFYKTRYMWWRPDPKSSEMEFEGNSDNAGRRVNLSNLAPVAPDQSGDGLPFAPENFPNPGDIWRWKAGRRISSNGNFRDRYLYLPRRLAASYRGGFKSKLAVERHVKEFFPDANIVDFFASFSWTIPSGLPGNMNPVAADGLLHQLELKEQPESDSDIGGCKAGNKTCTSLILEEQIENSPVAPCDICCVESKFCRECCCILCYKSVDSAYGGYSYIMCKVKLGDNICGHVCHLECALRSYSAGTVGGTIGLDAEYFCWRCDGRTELISHVNKLLQTCEAIDTDDDDGDIKEKILKLAICLLRGSEKTTAKELMSRITSAMSKLKHGTDTEDILNVGAKITANSSGYGNTAMETTDVDEGSLKHLNVQKGTKSFRYESELSKLDAEFDKAMEDLEKSQKFEYKLAEESLHTHKEYLLNISQQLDNDKSDLAGQSSTSGSSVLLQTIEKKNEELRQELKKFEEMKKIANGFGSTSKEVLDKHFGL